The Bifidobacterium animalis subsp. animalis ATCC 25527 genome has a segment encoding these proteins:
- a CDS encoding ABC transporter permease, translating to MTDITNKPLPGQERFVAPLDETPLLSVDNVDESAPATSMWADAWRTLRKNPMFIISGIVILFILFVAIFPGVFTRTNPNYCNLENSLDGSQPGHPFGFDLQGCDVYARVVYGARTSISVGVLTTIIVVAVGTLIGAIAGFFGGWVDAVLSRLVDIFLAIPMLLGAIVVLQMFRTSSSIWKVVLVLALFGWVSTARIARGAVLSSKNLEFNTASTALGSTPMRNLFRHILPNSVAPIIVIGTTSLGSYIVSEATLSFLGIGLPPSVVSWGGDISKAQTVLRTDPMVLFYPSLALAITVLAFIMMGDAVKDALDPKSRTA from the coding sequence ATGACTGACATCACCAACAAACCGTTGCCTGGGCAGGAGCGCTTTGTCGCCCCCCTGGATGAGACCCCGCTGCTTTCGGTGGACAATGTGGATGAATCCGCACCGGCCACGAGCATGTGGGCCGATGCGTGGCGTACGTTGCGCAAGAACCCGATGTTCATCATCTCGGGAATCGTGATCCTGTTCATCCTGTTCGTTGCGATCTTCCCGGGGGTGTTCACCAGGACGAACCCGAATTACTGCAATCTCGAGAATTCCCTCGACGGCTCCCAGCCGGGCCACCCCTTCGGCTTCGACCTGCAGGGCTGCGATGTCTACGCCCGCGTGGTCTACGGTGCGCGCACCTCGATCAGCGTCGGCGTGCTCACCACGATCATCGTCGTCGCCGTCGGCACACTCATCGGTGCCATCGCCGGCTTCTTCGGAGGATGGGTCGATGCGGTGCTGAGCCGTCTGGTCGACATCTTCCTCGCCATCCCGATGCTGCTCGGCGCCATCGTCGTGCTGCAGATGTTCCGTACGAGCTCGTCGATCTGGAAGGTCGTGCTCGTGCTGGCGTTGTTCGGATGGGTCTCGACGGCACGTATTGCCCGCGGCGCCGTGCTGAGCTCGAAGAACCTCGAATTCAACACCGCATCCACCGCACTCGGCTCCACGCCGATGCGCAATCTGTTCCGCCATATTCTGCCGAACTCCGTGGCGCCGATCATCGTCATCGGCACTACATCGCTGGGCTCCTACATCGTCTCGGAGGCCACGCTGAGCTTCCTCGGCATCGGTCTGCCGCCGAGCGTGGTGAGCTGGGGCGGTGACATCTCGAAGGCGCAGACCGTGCTGCGCACCGACCCGATGGTGCTGTTCTACCCGTCGCTGGCGTTGGCCATCACCGTGCTCGCGTTCATCATGATGGGCGATGCCGTCAAGGATGCCCTTGATCCGAAGAGCCGTACCGCATGA
- a CDS encoding DUF3159 domain-containing protein gives MSNQNERHASNTRPARARSGMAALANAGENGEFSVIAAIGGVRGVVESMLPGLLFVVLFICTSDLRMTVIASAALAVVQVVVRLIQRQSVMGALGGLVAVGICLFWAWKSGEARNYYMYGFITNAAYIVLLLVSMAVRVPGLGFLVEFIRSLPTEHFKAWLNGWRSDRALYKAYAQITWLWIGLFALRLIVQVPLYLTNQVGWLGTTRLVMGIPFWALAIWISYLIVADPLHRHRMLEKERESTSTEGGDAHPTAQ, from the coding sequence ATGAGCAACCAGAACGAGCGACACGCTTCCAACACCCGGCCGGCACGCGCACGAAGCGGCATGGCGGCACTGGCGAATGCGGGGGAGAACGGGGAGTTCTCGGTGATCGCTGCCATAGGTGGTGTACGTGGCGTCGTGGAATCGATGCTTCCGGGACTCCTGTTCGTCGTGCTGTTCATCTGCACGTCCGATCTGCGTATGACGGTCATCGCCTCCGCCGCACTTGCCGTGGTGCAGGTGGTCGTACGCCTCATCCAACGCCAGTCGGTCATGGGCGCGTTGGGTGGTCTCGTCGCCGTCGGCATATGCCTGTTCTGGGCGTGGAAGAGCGGCGAGGCCCGCAACTACTACATGTACGGGTTCATTACGAACGCCGCCTACATTGTGCTGCTGCTCGTCTCGATGGCGGTACGGGTTCCGGGGCTTGGATTCCTCGTGGAGTTCATACGATCGCTGCCCACCGAGCATTTCAAGGCGTGGCTCAACGGCTGGCGCAGCGACAGGGCGCTCTACAAGGCGTACGCCCAGATCACATGGCTGTGGATAGGCCTGTTCGCGTTGCGCCTCATCGTGCAGGTGCCACTGTACCTGACGAATCAGGTGGGGTGGCTCGGCACCACAAGGCTGGTCATGGGCATTCCGTTCTGGGCGCTGGCGATCTGGATCTCCTACCTCATCGTCGCCGACCCATTGCATCGTCACCGCATGCTCGAGAAGGAGCGGGAATCCACAAGTACTGAGGGCGGCGACGCACATCCGACTGCCCAATAG
- a CDS encoding membrane protein, which produces MTKPTDSPAAKLPVPRGFKLFIALAVLMVVGAAISLFDKSEFYADVFIEISVFCVFLAGFFTNTRTLQFAYLVGANIYVIVCLGAFSTVFFTKMNQGVGVLLIIQIIFSCLNLVPIIIYHLTEREFFYTYQRQLIYPTLFFVFVLLGHLPGGDVLTSEVSHEIFSLIIFAQAFEIMDAIHKVGKAHHMAAYAINTQPLGTKLVPDTDDADDSEGSLDEPEDVEE; this is translated from the coding sequence ATGACCAAACCAACCGATTCCCCTGCCGCGAAGCTGCCCGTGCCCCGCGGATTCAAGCTCTTCATTGCGCTCGCCGTGCTCATGGTGGTCGGCGCCGCCATCTCGCTGTTCGACAAAAGCGAGTTCTATGCGGACGTGTTCATCGAGATCTCGGTGTTCTGCGTGTTCCTCGCCGGCTTCTTCACGAATACGCGCACACTGCAATTCGCCTATCTCGTCGGGGCGAACATCTATGTGATCGTCTGTCTGGGCGCATTCTCCACCGTGTTCTTCACGAAGATGAATCAGGGTGTGGGCGTGCTGCTGATCATCCAGATCATATTCTCATGCCTGAATCTCGTGCCGATCATCATCTACCACCTGACCGAACGCGAATTCTTCTATACCTACCAACGCCAGCTCATCTACCCCACATTGTTCTTCGTGTTCGTGCTGTTGGGGCATCTGCCCGGCGGCGATGTGCTCACTAGCGAGGTCTCGCACGAGATCTTCTCCCTGATCATCTTCGCGCAGGCATTCGAGATCATGGACGCGATTCACAAGGTGGGCAAGGCGCACCATATGGCCGCCTATGCGATCAATACGCAGCCGCTCGGCACGAAGCTGGTTCCCGATACCGATGATGCAGATGATTCCGAAGGTTCCCTCGACGAACCCGAGGATGTCGAGGAATAG
- a CDS encoding DUF3710 domain-containing protein → MGLFGFGRKKKKQQDDERLAEAVASQTEDVAVEDNEDDEQTEVLEGARTEVGADYEGRGETVGPWDVDDVNAPDYDEYLSLGAYYLPFVQGIQLRIKANNATHEIVGATMTIGNSSLEVEAFAAPKTMGLWDDVREDLLASNPEAEAVDGIFGTEVKLPVKLPNGKTAHTRIVGVDGPRWMLRGIFSGKAASDPDGTETKILNDAFAQIVVERGDEPLSPRDLIPMARPLTPNERRALAAQEEDGDLTGDDHSKIPGRPDGPLSTDQQVEQQTTLRRGPMFSEVR, encoded by the coding sequence ATGGGCTTGTTTGGATTCGGCAGAAAGAAGAAAAAGCAGCAGGATGACGAGCGCCTGGCCGAGGCGGTGGCCTCGCAGACCGAGGACGTCGCCGTCGAAGACAACGAGGACGACGAGCAGACTGAGGTACTTGAGGGTGCCCGCACCGAGGTCGGTGCCGACTATGAGGGCCGTGGCGAGACGGTCGGCCCGTGGGATGTGGATGACGTGAACGCCCCCGATTACGACGAGTACCTCTCGCTTGGAGCCTACTACCTGCCATTCGTGCAGGGCATCCAATTGCGCATCAAGGCGAACAACGCCACCCACGAGATTGTGGGGGCCACGATGACGATTGGCAATTCGAGCCTGGAGGTCGAGGCCTTCGCCGCCCCGAAGACGATGGGACTGTGGGACGACGTGCGCGAGGACCTGCTGGCATCGAATCCGGAGGCCGAGGCCGTGGACGGCATTTTCGGCACCGAGGTGAAGCTGCCGGTCAAGCTGCCGAATGGCAAGACGGCCCACACCCGCATCGTCGGTGTGGACGGCCCACGGTGGATGCTGAGGGGCATCTTCTCCGGCAAGGCCGCCTCCGACCCCGACGGCACCGAGACGAAGATCCTCAACGATGCCTTCGCCCAGATCGTGGTGGAGCGCGGCGATGAGCCGTTGTCGCCGCGCGACCTCATTCCGATGGCTCGTCCGCTGACGCCGAATGAACGCCGTGCGCTCGCCGCCCAGGAGGAGGATGGCGATCTCACAGGCGATGACCACTCGAAGATCCCCGGCCGTCCGGATGGCCCGTTGTCCACTGATCAGCAAGTGGAGCAGCAGACCACGTTGCGCCGTGGCCCGATGTTCTCCGAAGTGCGCTGA
- a CDS encoding exodeoxyribonuclease III, translating to MTLTITTSNLNGIRAAKRKGFDHWAKAHTPNVWCMQETRAPQEIIADIYGELAADYVHAGKIALPEELHTLVDVCRIKGRAGVGMISDMPVLETRVGLPGLEEDVDSGRWIEADVRTEQGYVITVVCVYVHAGGLVDDPKEAQKYRFLDTMTERMQQLQDEAASGGRQAVVCGDFNIAHNPIDLKNPKSNENNNGYFPRERAYMDKWIDQMDYVDVMRDLAGDIQGPYTWWSQRGRAFDNDSGWRLDYQFATPELAQQARGFVVDRASSYDSRWSDHAPLTISYDV from the coding sequence ATGACTTTGACAATCACAACCTCGAATCTGAACGGCATCCGTGCGGCCAAACGCAAGGGATTCGACCACTGGGCGAAGGCGCATACGCCGAATGTCTGGTGCATGCAGGAGACACGCGCGCCTCAGGAGATCATCGCCGACATCTACGGCGAGCTCGCGGCGGACTATGTGCATGCTGGCAAGATCGCGTTGCCGGAGGAACTGCACACGCTGGTGGACGTCTGCAGAATCAAGGGGCGCGCCGGCGTGGGCATGATCAGCGACATGCCGGTGCTCGAAACACGCGTGGGATTGCCCGGACTCGAGGAAGATGTGGATTCGGGACGCTGGATTGAGGCAGATGTTCGCACCGAACAGGGGTATGTGATCACCGTCGTGTGCGTGTACGTGCATGCGGGTGGCTTGGTGGACGACCCGAAGGAGGCGCAGAAGTACCGTTTCCTCGACACGATGACCGAGCGCATGCAGCAGTTGCAGGACGAGGCGGCAAGCGGTGGCAGGCAGGCCGTGGTGTGCGGGGACTTCAACATTGCGCATAACCCGATCGATCTGAAGAACCCGAAGTCCAATGAGAACAACAACGGGTATTTCCCCCGCGAGCGCGCCTATATGGACAAGTGGATCGACCAGATGGACTACGTGGATGTGATGCGTGATCTCGCCGGCGACATCCAAGGCCCCTACACCTGGTGGTCGCAGCGCGGGCGTGCCTTCGACAACGATTCCGGATGGCGCTTGGACTACCAATTCGCCACTCCCGAACTGGCCCAGCAGGCGCGCGGCTTTGTAGTGGACCGCGCATCGTCGTACGACAGCCGGTGGTCCGACCACGCGCCGCTGACGATCAGCTACGACGTATGA
- a CDS encoding ABC transporter permease has product MGKYLLRRILQMIPVVLGTTLLVYALVFALPGDPVKAMFGDKPVNEAVAAQIRSEYNLDKPFIVQYLLFLKNALSLNFGNTFAGQPVIDEISRAFPVTLKLAIMAFCFEAIFGCVFGAISGLKKGKWYDSVILIVSLLLISVPTFVTGFVGQYFLGVKGHIFPVTAGADPGFFDLLLPAMVLGSVSMAYIIRLARSEISSNIAQDYVRTARAKGMSNTAVTFRHILRNSMIPVVTYLGQDLGALMGGAMITEQIFNIHGIGYLTYQSILKGEANLVVSVVTLLTLVFVICNLIVDMLYAALDPRIRYV; this is encoded by the coding sequence ATGGGCAAGTATCTTCTGCGACGTATTCTGCAGATGATCCCCGTGGTTCTTGGTACAACATTGCTGGTGTATGCGCTTGTATTCGCGCTGCCAGGCGATCCAGTCAAGGCGATGTTCGGCGACAAGCCAGTCAATGAGGCGGTCGCAGCCCAGATCCGCAGTGAATACAATTTGGACAAACCATTCATTGTTCAGTATTTGTTGTTCTTGAAGAACGCGTTGTCGCTGAACTTCGGCAACACATTCGCAGGTCAGCCAGTGATCGACGAGATAAGCCGGGCGTTCCCGGTCACCTTGAAGCTCGCCATCATGGCGTTCTGCTTCGAGGCAATCTTCGGTTGCGTGTTCGGTGCAATCTCGGGCCTCAAGAAAGGCAAGTGGTACGATTCGGTCATCCTCATCGTCTCGCTGCTGCTCATCTCGGTGCCGACCTTCGTCACAGGCTTCGTCGGACAGTACTTCCTTGGCGTCAAGGGACACATCTTCCCGGTCACCGCGGGCGCAGACCCTGGCTTCTTCGACCTGCTGCTGCCGGCCATGGTGCTCGGGTCGGTTTCCATGGCATACATCATTCGCCTGGCCCGTTCCGAGATCTCGTCGAATATCGCACAGGACTACGTGCGCACCGCCCGTGCCAAGGGCATGAGCAACACCGCGGTCACGTTCCGTCACATTCTGCGCAATTCGATGATCCCGGTGGTCACCTACCTGGGTCAGGATCTCGGCGCACTGATGGGCGGTGCCATGATCACCGAGCAGATCTTCAACATTCACGGCATCGGCTATCTCACCTACCAGAGCATCCTCAAGGGCGAGGCGAATCTCGTGGTGTCGGTGGTCACGTTGCTCACGCTCGTGTTCGTGATCTGCAATCTCATTGTCGATATGCTCTACGCGGCGCTTGACCCGCGCATCCGCTATGTGTGA
- a CDS encoding dipeptide ABC transporter ATP-binding protein has translation MTNETQSNQETIEEKIEDMQREVGPLLEVKNLEVDFTTDEGKPIHAVRDSSFSVYPGQWVAIVGESGSGKSTSAMACLGLLPGTGHVVGGSIKLEGQEISHYSSKQFASIRGSKMGLVPQDPMSNLNPVYRIGTQVKEALTANHMDVAHEKRSNLSKALAQADITIKSEGDETFLGSKELPELLEAAGQALVKAGVEGGKYEKRMAYFREEWMPGSETRWRVADDLIKSGVKDDDAWYIAKKYVTGSTMTDRIAGLLDEAGLPDAATRARQYPHEFSGGMRQRALIAIGLACRPELLIADEPTSALDVTVQKRILDHLQELTNSLGTAVLFITHDLGLAAERAQHIVVMYKGQVVESGPSLEVLQNPQHPYTKRLVAAAPSLASQRIISVEEKGEDATSLMEHKVDEDKLEHSDVIINVDHLTKEFKLPRRREMFKAVDDVSFKIRRGTTLAIVGESGSGKSTVANMVLRLLEPTSGKVLYNGQDIQEFKGKSLLDFRRHVQPVFQNPYGSLDPMYSIYRSIEEPLRIHKIGDKKSRLNRVKELLDMVELPESVMARYPNELSGGQRQRIAIARAMALNPDVIVCDEAVSALDVLVQDQVLHLLNDLQAKQGLTYLFITHDLAVVRQIADDVVVMQHGKLVEHGTTDEVFLHPQQQYTKDLLDAIPGGKLELGLNLEGKA, from the coding sequence ATGACAAACGAGACACAGTCCAACCAGGAGACGATCGAAGAGAAGATCGAAGACATGCAGCGCGAGGTCGGCCCGCTTCTGGAGGTCAAGAACCTCGAGGTTGACTTCACCACCGATGAGGGCAAGCCGATTCACGCCGTGCGTGACAGCTCCTTCAGCGTGTACCCGGGTCAGTGGGTGGCCATTGTGGGCGAATCCGGTTCCGGAAAGTCCACCTCGGCCATGGCATGCCTCGGCCTGCTGCCGGGCACCGGCCATGTGGTCGGTGGTTCGATCAAACTCGAGGGGCAGGAGATCAGCCACTATTCGTCCAAGCAGTTCGCTTCGATTCGCGGTTCGAAGATGGGCTTGGTGCCTCAGGACCCAATGAGCAACCTGAACCCGGTGTACCGCATCGGCACCCAGGTCAAGGAGGCGTTGACGGCCAACCATATGGACGTCGCCCACGAGAAGCGCTCGAACCTGTCGAAGGCATTGGCCCAAGCCGACATCACGATCAAAAGCGAGGGCGATGAGACCTTCCTCGGCTCCAAGGAGCTGCCTGAGCTGCTCGAAGCGGCCGGGCAGGCCCTGGTCAAGGCCGGTGTGGAAGGCGGCAAGTACGAGAAGCGCATGGCGTATTTCCGCGAGGAATGGATGCCGGGTTCCGAAACCCGCTGGCGTGTTGCCGACGACCTCATCAAGAGCGGGGTGAAGGATGACGACGCTTGGTATATCGCCAAGAAATACGTCACCGGTTCCACGATGACCGACCGCATCGCGGGTCTGCTCGATGAAGCAGGTCTGCCCGATGCCGCCACGCGTGCACGCCAGTACCCGCATGAGTTCTCCGGCGGCATGCGACAGCGTGCGCTCATCGCCATCGGCTTGGCCTGCCGTCCCGAGCTGCTCATTGCCGACGAGCCAACCTCCGCCCTTGACGTGACCGTGCAGAAGCGCATTCTCGATCACCTGCAGGAGCTCACGAACTCGCTCGGTACCGCCGTGCTGTTCATCACGCACGATCTCGGCCTGGCCGCCGAACGCGCCCAGCATATCGTCGTGATGTACAAGGGGCAGGTGGTGGAATCCGGCCCCTCGCTCGAAGTGCTTCAGAACCCGCAGCACCCCTATACGAAGCGTTTGGTGGCCGCGGCCCCATCGTTGGCCTCGCAGCGCATCATCTCCGTGGAGGAGAAGGGTGAGGACGCCACCTCGCTCATGGAGCACAAGGTGGACGAAGACAAGCTCGAGCATAGCGATGTGATCATCAACGTCGACCATCTCACCAAGGAATTCAAGCTGCCGCGACGCCGTGAGATGTTCAAGGCCGTCGACGACGTGAGCTTCAAGATTCGTCGTGGCACCACGCTGGCCATTGTGGGCGAGTCCGGTTCCGGCAAGTCCACCGTGGCGAACATGGTGTTGAGGCTGCTCGAGCCGACCTCGGGCAAGGTGCTCTACAACGGTCAGGACATCCAGGAGTTCAAGGGCAAGAGCCTGTTGGATTTCCGCCGTCATGTGCAGCCGGTGTTCCAGAACCCGTATGGCTCACTCGACCCGATGTATTCGATTTACCGTTCCATCGAGGAACCGTTGCGCATCCATAAGATTGGCGACAAGAAGAGCCGCCTCAATCGCGTCAAGGAACTGCTCGACATGGTGGAGTTGCCGGAGTCGGTGATGGCACGGTACCCGAACGAGCTTTCGGGTGGTCAGCGCCAGCGCATCGCCATCGCACGAGCCATGGCGCTCAACCCCGACGTCATCGTCTGCGATGAGGCCGTCTCCGCCCTGGATGTGCTCGTGCAGGATCAGGTGCTGCATCTGCTCAACGACCTGCAGGCCAAGCAGGGGCTCACCTATCTGTTCATCACGCACGATCTCGCCGTGGTGCGCCAGATCGCCGATGACGTGGTCGTGATGCAGCATGGCAAGCTCGTGGAGCATGGCACCACCGACGAGGTGTTCCTGCACCCGCAGCAGCAGTACACCAAGGACCTGCTTGACGCCATCCCGGGCGGCAAGCTCGAGCTCGGTCTCAATCTCGAAGGCAAGGCCTGA